The following proteins come from a genomic window of Crassostrea angulata isolate pt1a10 chromosome 1, ASM2561291v2, whole genome shotgun sequence:
- the LOC128188259 gene encoding uncharacterized protein LOC128188259, protein MMTSTAKRAVIGIDVGGTNTDAVVLNFDKDSVEVLASYKTSTTQDVTSGVRNALISVINNALEESPIALAQINIGTTHFVNAVVQRKNIVRVGVIRLCGPLSSEIPPFTDIPEDLQKHINGGFCLANGGYDFDGREISKLEKEEIFTFLKLITDKGVSNVVVSGIFSPVRIEHEEQVYRIIKEYNSELSVTLSHNIGQIGLLQRENAAILNEALKPLCRKTIEQFNSAVTEMGILCPIYLTKNDGTIIQRDLAIEYPVLAFSSGPTNSMRGAAYLSGLKEAIVIDIGGTTTDVGLIAKGFPRLSSTEIKIGGIRTNFSMPDVRSIGLGGGSYVRQDQDRVVVGPESAGLKILEESLVFADPENIKEKQITATDISVAAKISRVGNSENVQHLEHSFVEEAVKTIRQMLEDCIDEAKITARDLPAILVGGGHILVDKNQKLVGVSELVIPEHSEVVNAIGAALSQVSGNVEYVKSLEELVNNPDTERIVIEAAKPDMSEEEKENAKKESRKVIYENVHITLLTEARQLAFDSALKAGAEEKSLYVLEEGDIPLSYLPGNVSKFYVKVIGDLDILHRPTYLVSNKLKQTDKHSRQKETIEVSKQIYSSTGSSLFMDSDYKPTPDSPVFNSDGEWVLSEFDVECISVGAGILGSGGGGPPYLGKLKALKSLKEGKQIRVADPVKMMEKANSENDLVVIIAIMGAPVIAEERLCSKECQDALQCMKNVYSDGYSNGEIPDSRNSIRQEGNVICIDNYQYSQEQVTDVSSKLMGKKKIAGVMSAEIGGMNAVEPFTVAADMNLPVLDCDGMGRAFPELQMFLPLIEGMLPYPSTLADAKGRRSVVLKCDTAKELENYFRKVVVEMGCLAGVIISSLQKHDVLNKTVMFTTSLAWRLGKAVINARHAKKSTAEAVLAVTGGKVLMVGKISNVIRKTEGGFNTGHVAIKSITTEQTLKVEFQNENLVALLQSGEKEEVVAMVPDLITIIDSDNGEPIPTEAVRYGLRVTVLTLPAHASLRTDRALAFVGPAAFGYSHLDYKPCGEPMKPISVHSEFLHSK, encoded by the coding sequence ATGATGACATCAACAGCAAAGCGTGCAGTGATCGGGATCGACGTTGGAGGGACAAACACTGATGCAGTCGTCCTTAATTTCGACAAAGATTCTGTGGAAGTCCTTGCCTCTTATAAAACCTCCACTACTCAAGACGTCACCTCCGGTGTTAGAAATGCTTTGATTTCCGTCATTAATAACGCGCTTGAGGAATCGCCCATTGCACTCGCGCAAATAAACATTGGGACGACTCATTTTGTGAATGCAGTTGTTCAAAGAAAGAACATAGTCCGGGTTGGTGTCATACGTCTCTGTGGCCCATTGTCTAGCGAAATTCCACCTTTCACTGATATCCCTGAAGATTTACAAAAGCATATCAATGGCGGATTTTGTTTAGCTAATGGCGGTTATGACTTTGATGGTCGAGAAATATCCAAATTagaaaaagaggaaatatttacatttctcaAATTAATAACTGATAAGGGTGTTTCCAACGTCGTTGTGTCTGGTATATTTTCTCCAGTGCGAATTGAACATGAAGAACAGGTTTACAGGATAATCAAAGAGTATAATTCAGAACTAAGTGTAACATTGTCGCATAACATTGGTCAAATAGGATTATTGCAGAGAGAAAATGCTGCCATTCTAAACGAGGCTCTGAAACCCCTCTGTAGAAAAACCATTGAACAGTTCAATTCTGCTGTGACCGAAATGGGCATACTCTGCCCAATTTATCTGACCAAAAATGATGGTACCATCATCCAGCGGGATCTTGCGATAGAATATCCAGTTCTGGCATTTTCATCTGGACCCACAAATAGCATGCGGGGCGCAGCGTACCTTTCAGGACTCAAAGAAGCAATAGTCATTGATATTGGAGGAACCACGACCGATGTGGGACTCATAGCAAAAGGATTTCCAAGACTTTCATCAACAGAAATAAAGATCGGTGGAATCAGGACAAACTTTAGCATGCCGGATGTAAGAAGTATTGGTCTAGGAGGCGGATCTTATGTACGACAGGATCAAGACAGGGTCGTTGTTGGACCGGAAAGTGCGGGCCTCAAAATTCTGGAAGAAAGTTTGGTCTTCGCAGACCCCgaaaacataaaagaaaaacagatcACTGCAACGGATATATCTGTTGCAGCGAAGATTTCGAGAGTAGGGAATTCTGAGAACGTTCAACATCTTGAACATAGTTTTGTAGAAGAAGCCGTGAAAACGATTAGGCAAATGCTTGAAGACTGCATCGACGAAGCAAAGATCACCGCAAGAGACTTACCAGCAATTTTAGTAGGAGGAGGCCACATTCTCGTGGATAAAAATCAGAAACTAGTGGGAGTAAGTGAGCTCGTTATTCCCGAACACTCTGAAGTTGTAAATGCTATTGGTGCAGCACTTTCCCAAGTCTCGGGAAATGTGGAATACGTAAAGAGTTTAGAAGAGCTTGTCAATAATCCGGACACGGAAAGAATTGTGATAGAAGCGGCAAAACCAGACATGTccgaagaagaaaaagaaaatgcgAAGAAGGAATCAAGAAAAGTAATATATGAAAACGTACACATAACTCTGTTAACAGAAGCTCGTCAACTTGCATTCGACAGTGCTTTAAAAGCCGGGGCGGAAGAAAAATCCTTGTACGTATTGGAGGAAGGTGATATCCCGTTGTCATACCTCCCAGGAAACGTCTCGAAATTTTACGTGAAGGTCATTGGGGACTTAGATATTTTACATCGCCCAACATACCTagtttcaaacaaattaaaacaaacagaTAAACATTCTAGACAAAAAGAGACTATTGAAGTTAGCAAGCAGATTTACAGCAGTACCGGTTCTTCTCTGTTTATGGATAGTGATTACAAACCCACACCAGACAGCCCGGTTTTTAATTCTGATGGCGAGTGGGTTTTATCCGAGTTTGACGTCGAGTGCATCAGCGTGGGTGCGGGGATACTCGGTTCTGGGGGCGGAGGACCACCGTATCTAGGGAAACTAAAAGCGCTGAAATCATTGAAAGAGGGAAAACAGATTAGAGTAGCTGATCCAGTCAAAATGATGGAAAAGGCCAATAGTGAAAATGATTTGGTCGTGATAATAGCAATTATGGGCGCGCCTGTGATAGCAGAGGAAAGGCTATGTAGTAAAGAGTGTCAGGATGCGTTACAGTGTATGAAAAACGTGTACTCGGACGGCTATAGTAATGGGGAGATTCCGGATAGCAGGAATTCCATTCGACAGGAAGGCAACGTTATATGTATTGACAATTACCAATACAGTCAGGAACAAGTGACGGATGTTTCATCAAAACTCATGGGCAAGAAGAAAATTGCGGGTGTAATGAGTGCAGAGATCGGTGGTATGAATGCAGTTGAGCCATTCACAGTTGCAGCGGACATGAATCTGCCTGTATTGGACTGTGATGGCATGGGAAGAGCCTTTCCAGAGCTCCAAATGTTCTTGCCGTTGATAGAAGGAATGTTGCCCTATCCTTCCACTTTAGCTGATGCCAAAGGGAGACGATCTGTTGTTCTTAAATGTGACACTGCAAAAGAACTGGAGAACTATTTTCGCAAAGTAGTTGTTGAAATGGGTTGCTTGGCTGGTGTGATCATTTCAAGTCTACAAAAACATGACGTTTTGAATAAAACTGTTATGTTTACAACAAGCCTGGCTTGGAGATTGGGTAAAGCAGTTATCAATGCAAGACACGCTAAGAAATCCACAGCAGAAGCAGTTCTTGCAGTCACAGGTGGAAAAGTTTTAATGGTCGGTAAAATTTCCAACGTGATCCGGAAAACCGAGGGCGGCTTCAATACCGGTCATGTTGCTATTAAGTCTATTACCACAGAACAAACATTAAAAGTTGAATTCCAAAATGAAAATCTGGTAGCCTTATTACAGTCAGGGGAGAAGGAAGAAGTGGTTGCAATGGTTCCTGATTTGATAACGATCATCGACTCTGATAATGGAGAACCAATCCCGACGGAGGCCGTGCGGTACGGACTGAGGGTGACGGTGCTGACCCTGCCCGCCCACGCCTCCCTCAGGACTGACCGGGCGCTGGCTTTTGTTGGTCCCGCCGCCTTTGGATACTCGCACCTTGACTACAAACCGTGCGGCGAACCCATGAAGCCCATCTCTGTGCATTCAGAATTTTTACATTCGAAATAA